The proteins below come from a single Chitinophaga pinensis DSM 2588 genomic window:
- a CDS encoding cysteine-rich CWC family protein yields the protein MACHETITCPRCNAAFECRVGSILRCQCQQVTLTEEERAFIGEAYSGCLCAGCLNDMKKSYRQTRFKERLLQLFSLRFKR from the coding sequence ATGGCTTGTCATGAAACCATTACCTGCCCACGCTGCAATGCAGCTTTTGAGTGCCGCGTTGGTTCTATCCTTCGCTGCCAGTGCCAGCAGGTAACGCTGACAGAAGAAGAGCGTGCCTTTATAGGCGAAGCTTATTCCGGATGTTTATGTGCCGGATGTTTGAATGACATGAAAAAGAGTTACAGGCAAACCCGCTTTAAGGAACGCCTGCTGCAATTATTCTCCCTGCGGTTTAAAAGATAA
- a CDS encoding acyl-CoA thioesterase: MAYEKQIAESVTRIFKAVFPNTVNHYDTLFGGTAMQLMDEAAFITATRFSRMRMVTVSSDKIDFKMAIPHGTIIELVGTVVHVGTTSLKVEVDIFVEQMYNTHREKAISGSFTFVAIDDQKRPTKIVLTHE, from the coding sequence ATGGCATACGAAAAACAGATAGCCGAATCCGTTACACGGATATTCAAAGCGGTATTTCCTAACACAGTGAACCATTATGATACTTTATTTGGCGGTACAGCGATGCAGCTTATGGATGAAGCAGCATTTATAACAGCGACCCGTTTCAGCCGTATGCGTATGGTCACCGTGTCAAGTGACAAGATAGATTTTAAAATGGCGATCCCTCATGGTACGATCATAGAATTAGTAGGAACAGTCGTACATGTAGGTACTACCAGTCTGAAAGTAGAGGTGGATATTTTCGTGGAGCAGATGTACAATACACACCGGGAAAAGGCCATTTCAGGCTCCTTTACTTTTGTTGCGATCGATGATCAGAAACGTCCGACAAAGATTGTACTGACACATGAATAA
- a CDS encoding peptidylprolyl isomerase, which translates to MQAVKNGDTVRVHYHGRLTNGTTFDSSEGRDPLEFKVGAGMVIKGFDNGVVDMTIGEKRTLNIPVEEAYGPKNDELIMEFPKENIPSDLNPQVGMDLQMSNPQGQVFPVKVAAIGDTSITLDANHPLAGEALIFDIELVEIK; encoded by the coding sequence ATGCAAGCAGTTAAAAACGGAGATACGGTGCGTGTGCATTATCATGGCCGCCTGACCAACGGAACAACTTTTGATTCGTCCGAAGGCAGAGACCCGCTGGAATTTAAGGTTGGCGCCGGTATGGTTATTAAAGGCTTCGACAATGGTGTTGTTGACATGACTATTGGTGAAAAAAGAACCTTGAATATCCCAGTTGAAGAAGCATATGGTCCTAAAAATGATGAGTTGATCATGGAATTTCCAAAGGAAAACATTCCATCTGATCTGAACCCACAGGTAGGTATGGATCTGCAGATGAGTAACCCACAGGGTCAGGTATTCCCTGTTAAGGTTGCTGCTATCGGCGATACTTCTATTACACTGGATGCTAACCATCCCCTGGCTGGTGAAGCCCTGATCTTCGATATCGAACTGGTTGAGATCAAGTAG
- the fmt gene encoding methionyl-tRNA formyltransferase: MQSELKDQQNMRIIFMGTPDFAVASLDILVQNGYNVVAVITAPDKPAGRGLQLQQSAVKQYAVSRNIPVLQPEKLKNPDFLTELRALKADLQVVVAFRMLPEVVWDMPPLGTINVHASLLPNYRGAAPINWAIINGEKESGVTTFKLQHEIDTGDILFSQSVVIRDDETAGELHDDLMATGAGLLLKTVQALGSGTAAGTPQAHIKAEEIKHAPKIFKEDCQIKWEQPVEQIYNLVRGMSPYPTAWTMLAGKSVKIFKATREHAQPSVAPGEAISDNKTYLKIAAPDGYLSLQEIQMEGKKRMDIEAFLRGNKVN, translated from the coding sequence ATGCAGAGTGAGTTAAAGGACCAACAAAATATGAGGATCATTTTTATGGGCACCCCTGATTTCGCAGTGGCTTCGCTCGACATACTGGTGCAAAACGGCTATAACGTGGTGGCTGTGATCACAGCGCCCGATAAACCTGCCGGAAGAGGCTTACAATTACAGCAGAGTGCTGTTAAACAATATGCAGTGTCCAGGAACATTCCGGTATTGCAACCGGAGAAACTGAAGAATCCGGATTTCCTGACGGAATTAAGGGCTTTAAAAGCCGATCTGCAGGTAGTGGTGGCTTTCCGTATGTTACCTGAAGTAGTATGGGATATGCCGCCTTTAGGCACGATCAACGTACATGCTTCGTTGTTGCCTAACTACAGAGGCGCAGCCCCTATCAACTGGGCCATCATCAACGGAGAGAAAGAATCGGGGGTAACCACCTTCAAACTCCAGCATGAAATCGATACAGGCGATATCCTGTTTAGCCAGTCTGTAGTAATCAGAGATGATGAAACTGCCGGTGAACTCCATGACGACCTGATGGCAACGGGCGCAGGTCTGCTGTTAAAAACAGTACAGGCACTGGGTTCCGGCACAGCAGCCGGTACACCACAGGCGCATATCAAAGCGGAAGAAATCAAACATGCACCAAAGATCTTTAAAGAAGATTGTCAGATAAAATGGGAACAACCTGTCGAACAGATCTACAATCTTGTACGTGGTATGAGCCCCTATCCTACTGCATGGACTATGCTTGCCGGAAAGAGCGTAAAGATATTCAAAGCGACCAGGGAACATGCACAGCCTTCTGTTGCCCCGGGTGAAGCAATCAGCGACAACAAAACCTATCTGAAAATAGCGGCGCCGGATGGCTATCTATCCCTACAGGAGATACAGATGGAAGGTAAAAAGCGGATGGATATAGAGGCATTCCTGAGAGGAAACAAGGTCAATTAG
- a CDS encoding IS4 family transposase: MSKSKFFSGQPIFNQLLSFIPTTLIDKVCRETNADYYYKHFKAFDHLVTMLFSSFHQCTSLRELHTGLLANQHRLHHLGIKHTPRRSTISDANRTRPVAFFEKLYHRLYNHHYQAFSPDSRKRKSLVDRLFIVDSTTVSLFSNVMKGAGVIRMDGRKKGGIKAHVLMTAKTELPSFTILTEAAKNDRIIMPQLELLPGSIIAMDRAYVNYKLMKEWTEKEITWVTRVTKSMKIKLLTRNRLKILHKRKGILKDWVIQLGNPLTEEKSPVQTARVISIYDRNTKKKIHLLTNNFTYTPTTIRKLYQKRWAIEMLFKRIKQNSQLNNFLGENKNAISIQLWCTLIKDLLTKIVKDKLTEKGSKKWSFSNLTGFLRLHLYTYIHLMNFLAEPEYALLQHNKGPDQINLQLKLFSF; encoded by the coding sequence ATGAGCAAAAGTAAATTTTTTTCCGGACAGCCGATTTTTAATCAACTACTTTCTTTTATACCAACCACGTTGATAGATAAAGTCTGTAGAGAGACAAACGCAGATTACTATTATAAGCATTTTAAGGCTTTTGACCATTTGGTAACAATGCTATTTAGTAGTTTTCATCAGTGTACTTCATTACGAGAGCTTCATACAGGATTGTTAGCCAACCAGCATCGGCTTCACCATTTGGGCATTAAACATACCCCGCGTCGAAGCACTATTTCCGATGCTAACAGGACGCGTCCGGTGGCGTTTTTTGAAAAGCTCTATCATCGTCTATATAACCATCATTATCAAGCGTTTTCCCCGGACAGCCGAAAGAGAAAATCGTTGGTTGACCGGTTATTCATAGTGGACTCGACGACGGTCAGCCTATTTTCTAATGTAATGAAGGGGGCAGGTGTAATTAGAATGGACGGCAGAAAGAAGGGAGGAATAAAGGCGCACGTATTGATGACGGCCAAAACAGAACTACCAAGCTTTACTATTCTGACGGAAGCTGCCAAAAATGATAGAATCATTATGCCACAGTTAGAGCTCTTGCCAGGTTCTATAATAGCCATGGATAGAGCTTATGTGAACTATAAACTCATGAAGGAATGGACTGAAAAAGAGATCACGTGGGTAACTCGTGTAACCAAGAGTATGAAAATAAAATTATTGACACGAAACAGATTAAAAATACTCCATAAAAGAAAAGGTATCTTAAAAGATTGGGTTATTCAACTAGGTAACCCTCTAACAGAGGAGAAAAGTCCTGTACAGACGGCGCGTGTAATCAGCATTTACGATAGAAATACAAAAAAGAAAATACATCTGTTAACAAACAATTTTACTTATACGCCGACAACGATCAGGAAATTGTATCAAAAGCGATGGGCAATCGAAATGCTTTTTAAAAGAATTAAGCAGAACTCTCAATTAAACAATTTTTTAGGTGAAAACAAGAATGCTATAAGTATACAGCTCTGGTGCACGCTAATAAAGGATTTACTGACAAAGATCGTAAAAGACAAGCTGACAGAGAAAGGGAGTAAAAAATGGTCTTTTAGTAACCTAACTGGCTTTCTAAGGTTACATCTTTACACTTATATCCACCTAATGAATTTTCTGGCAGAACCCGAGTATGCACTTTTACAGCATAATAAGGGGCCAGATCAGATAAACCTGCAATTGAAATTATTCTCCTTTTAA
- a CDS encoding LysM peptidoglycan-binding domain-containing protein codes for MVKTFMTIAGLVLCVAGGVQAQDRVQVQGTSPDLYVLHTVKKGETLYSLGRSYSLSPKEIASENNISAEQGLQLGQSVKIPLNNTNFSQKTDAGGTPVYHKVEEKETLYRLSVNHNKVSLDNIRRWNNMTGDGLQKDGFVIVGYLKGTGIPASAPVASNPSTTPAPATHPVSTPPATTPTPTPSTPAPSTPVATTPAAGTTPAPPVAKPDQQAPPEPATTTPTPAPATNSGATKPAPAASAGSSFEQLYNQQTSNGKSVTAEKGPGGWFKSNASPGKYYALHNTAPRGTIIKVTNPLNGKFIYAKVLEAIPQIKQNEGLIIKLSDSALEALGTNEAKFYCQLNYEE; via the coding sequence ATGGTAAAAACGTTCATGACAATTGCGGGACTTGTATTATGTGTTGCCGGTGGAGTACAGGCACAGGACAGGGTCCAGGTACAGGGTACCTCTCCCGATCTGTATGTACTGCACACTGTAAAGAAAGGAGAAACTCTTTACAGCCTGGGCAGGTCCTACAGTTTGTCTCCGAAAGAGATTGCAAGCGAAAACAATATCTCAGCTGAACAAGGTTTGCAGCTGGGACAATCTGTAAAGATCCCCTTAAACAACACCAATTTTTCACAGAAAACAGATGCAGGCGGAACACCTGTGTATCATAAGGTAGAGGAAAAAGAAACCCTGTACCGTCTCAGTGTGAACCATAACAAGGTATCACTGGATAATATCCGTCGCTGGAACAATATGACAGGTGATGGTTTACAGAAAGATGGATTCGTTATCGTCGGTTATCTGAAAGGAACAGGTATTCCTGCTTCTGCACCGGTAGCCAGCAATCCATCCACTACACCAGCTCCTGCTACCCATCCGGTAAGCACACCACCAGCTACGACACCAACGCCGACGCCGTCCACACCAGCGCCATCAACGCCGGTAGCGACTACGCCTGCGGCAGGTACTACGCCCGCTCCTCCGGTAGCAAAACCAGATCAGCAGGCGCCGCCAGAACCAGCTACTACCACACCAACGCCGGCTCCTGCTACCAATAGCGGTGCTACTAAACCAGCTCCGGCAGCCAGTGCAGGATCTTCTTTCGAGCAGCTGTATAACCAGCAGACAAGCAATGGGAAGAGTGTGACTGCTGAAAAAGGCCCGGGCGGATGGTTCAAGAGTAACGCCAGCCCCGGTAAATATTATGCCTTGCACAATACAGCGCCAAGAGGTACGATTATTAAAGTGACCAATCCGCTGAATGGTAAGTTCATCTATGCTAAAGTACTGGAAGCCATTCCACAGATCAAGCAGAATGAAGGCCTGATCATTAAACTTAGTGATTCTGCTTTGGAAGCACTGGGTACAAACGAGGCGAAATTCTACTGCCAGCTGAACTACGAAGAATAG